In Candidatus Margulisiibacteriota bacterium, a single genomic region encodes these proteins:
- the lpdA gene encoding dihydrolipoyl dehydrogenase — translation MSNNFDLAILGGGPGGYAAAIRAAQLGARVGLIEQEKVGGTCLNRGCIPTKALIACTNFYERMQKAESLGLSAQNISIDFTKVVARKNEVVAKLVKGLAGLIEKNGIELIKGKGTVLGPDKIEVEKSDGSKLSVVSCKLILATGSHPATLPGVAHDGKKFICSDEALDLASPPSRLDIIGGGVIGLHFAMIYSSLGTAVTIYEAQPEILPGVDDEIVAMTRRLLKRKKVEVKTGTFFNPKETGDVSLICVGRTPNLAGLETLKLKLDGKRVWVNEKMETSLPGIYAVGDLVSLKQFAHVGYEQGMIAAENALGGNRTYNYDCVPYGIYTQPEIAGVGLTEKEARATQPHIKTGKFPFGALGIAQAMGEIEGFVKFVADKNGKILGVHIIGPEATALIGMATLAIKNNLSIEQFGATFQAHPSYPEGMQEAAEAALARALHINN, via the coding sequence ATGTCAAATAACTTCGATCTGGCAATTTTGGGCGGCGGACCGGGAGGTTACGCCGCCGCGATCCGGGCCGCCCAGCTCGGCGCCAGGGTAGGCCTGATTGAGCAGGAGAAGGTCGGCGGGACCTGCCTCAACCGTGGGTGCATCCCGACCAAAGCGCTGATCGCCTGCACCAACTTTTACGAGCGGATGCAGAAGGCCGAGAGCCTCGGACTCTCCGCCCAAAACATTTCCATAGATTTCACTAAAGTCGTCGCCCGCAAGAACGAAGTCGTTGCCAAATTGGTAAAGGGATTAGCCGGACTGATCGAAAAGAACGGGATCGAGCTGATCAAAGGAAAAGGGACAGTCTTGGGACCGGATAAAATCGAGGTCGAGAAATCAGACGGTAGTAAGTTGTCAGTTGTTAGTTGTAAGTTAATCCTAGCCACCGGCTCCCACCCGGCCACACTCCCCGGCGTAGCTCATGACGGCAAAAAGTTCATCTGCAGTGACGAAGCGCTGGACCTCGCCTCCCCTCCCTCCCGGCTCGATATCATAGGCGGCGGGGTGATCGGGCTCCATTTCGCCATGATCTACAGCTCTCTGGGGACCGCTGTCACCATCTACGAAGCTCAACCAGAGATCTTGCCAGGGGTTGACGATGAGATCGTCGCCATGACCAGACGGCTCCTTAAGCGAAAAAAAGTCGAGGTCAAAACGGGGACTTTCTTCAACCCGAAAGAGACCGGCGATGTTTCTCTGATCTGCGTCGGACGGACTCCGAACCTTGCGGGGCTTGAAACCTTAAAGCTCAAGCTGGATGGGAAGCGGGTCTGGGTCAACGAAAAGATGGAAACCAGTCTCCCCGGCATTTACGCCGTCGGCGATTTGGTCAGCCTGAAGCAGTTCGCCCACGTCGGCTATGAACAGGGGATGATCGCCGCCGAGAACGCCCTCGGAGGGAACCGAACCTACAATTACGACTGTGTCCCCTACGGCATCTACACCCAGCCGGAGATCGCCGGGGTTGGTTTGACGGAAAAAGAAGCTCGGGCAACCCAACCCCATATCAAGACCGGCAAATTCCCGTTCGGAGCGCTCGGAATCGCCCAGGCAATGGGAGAGATCGAAGGGTTCGTCAAATTTGTCGCCGATAAAAACGGGAAGATCCTTGGAGTTCACATTATCGGCCCGGAAGCGACCGCCCTGATCGGGATGGCAACTCTGGCAATAAAAAACAATTTATCCATTGAACAGTTTGGCGCGACCTTCCAGGCCCATCCTTCATACCCCGAAGGGATGCAGGAAGCGGCGGAAGCAGCCTTAGCGCGGGCGCTGCATATTAACAATTAG
- a CDS encoding TatD family nuclease-associated radical SAM protein has protein sequence MQSIAYPVGENLYLNITNRCTNECTFCIRNKVRDFNQKYELWLEKEPSVEEIMAAIGDPKRYPQIVFCGYGEPLIRLDVVKEVASAIRSLAPGPPPLIRIDTNGTANLFWGKNILPELKGLVDALSISLNAQNAGLYNKVCLPALGDKSYEAVLDFIKEAKKYIPEVEASVVALPGIDIEACRQIAENLEAKFRVRTYYEEKYVK, from the coding sequence ATGCAGTCAATCGCTTATCCGGTGGGGGAAAACCTTTACCTGAACATCACCAACCGCTGTACCAACGAGTGCACTTTCTGCATCCGGAACAAGGTCCGCGATTTTAACCAGAAATACGAGCTCTGGCTGGAAAAAGAGCCGTCAGTTGAAGAGATCATGGCGGCGATCGGCGACCCGAAAAGATATCCGCAGATCGTCTTTTGCGGCTACGGCGAGCCACTGATCCGGCTTGACGTCGTCAAAGAGGTCGCCAGTGCTATCCGGTCCCTGGCCCCTGGTCCCCCTCCCCTAATCAGGATCGATACTAACGGGACCGCCAACCTCTTTTGGGGAAAAAATATCCTGCCGGAGCTCAAAGGCTTGGTCGACGCGCTGTCGATCAGCCTGAACGCCCAGAATGCCGGGCTCTACAACAAAGTCTGCCTCCCCGCTCTGGGTGACAAAAGCTACGAGGCAGTGCTAGACTTTATTAAAGAAGCAAAAAAATATATCCCGGAAGTAGAGGCCTCGGTCGTTGCTTTGCCTGGAATAGATATTGAAGCTTGCCGACAGATCGCCGAAAATCTGGAAGCTAAGTTCCGGGTTCGGACCTATTATGAGGAGAAATATGTCAAATAA